ggaaataaacaaaaaaatatgTTTTTCCCTTCCACTTACCTTAATCCCAGTAACAATTCCAACAGATTTTGTTCAACATCCCTGATATGAACTATAAACAACATGCTAAAAAAATTATGATCAAATACAAAAGAAAGAAATTACCTTTAAAGTGACTAAGCCATCTCTTCAGTAAAACAGAATCCAAGGCATTAGCTGAACTGAAATCCATCCCAAAGTATTTCAAAACAACTTAAAGAATTTGCATTAACTCGGCCTCATAGAAATCATTTCTATTAAGTGGCGCTGCAGGCTCATAACTGTGTTGAAATCAATTACACCCTTCTAGAATCAGCAACAGCTGGTGCATGCCTTGTATCAACTCAAGCTAGAACTTACTGCTCCGTTAATCCAGCTTGCATAATCACTGCAGAGATAGGTGGCAAGATTGGCAATTTCCTCTACCGTACCCAGGCGGCCACAAGGAATCCTCTGAATCATCCCTTTCTCAAATGCGCCAGTTGGATCAAGACGAGAGAAAGCTCCCTAGGGAAGAAAAAGATTCAAACAGTTATGGCTTCTGGAACTCCTCTAGAGAGCAGGGGCCCCTGCTAAAGTATCCTAAAGCAATCAAGGTAAATTCCatggggtgtatgtgtgtattaTATGCTTCCAGGGCATCTAACAGGCTGAATAAACAGCATCTAACCTTGGCTCAGGTAAGGACTCCAGCATTAATGGgcaaaaaattcaaaatatagTTCTGAAAAGATGAAGCAATGTGTGCATAGGAGATACAATGTGATATGCTGTTTTAACTTAGCAGAACTTAGCACTACAAATAGGAACTCATTAAAATACACAGGAGAAAAGTTGAAGGAACAGTGAGTTACATCCCGCAAGCACCAGCCATCCATGCTAATAGGATCCCAGGGGTGGAAGCACCAAGCTTATAGTTTTTTCGTAGCTTTGGGCTgaaaagtgtgtgtatgtgggagGGGATCTGAGCTTGATCACTTCTCACTTTAACCCTGAAGCCTTTGCCAGAGCTTGTACCAAGCCAAAGCAGGAAGGGAGCCTCTTGCTTCCCATCAGCCACAATTCCAAGTCCCAACTGAGCCAGGGCAAGGTCTATGTGGTGGTCTATACTGACAGGACATTCCCTGGCAGCATAAAGAAAAGTGCATCATTCTTTGGCCTCACCCACAGTGGGAGTCTGAGGGACAGGCAGGAGGTTGTTCCAATCCTCTGTTATTTTTCTGAAAGGGTAGGATGTGTTTAACATGGGtagaatagatccaggtgggcagccatgttggtctgaagcaactgtTTCATTGGTTTCCCATGCGAATGCTATCCAGActaaatgttctttcaatttgttaatttcactgctttgccactggattctaactttgtaccattttgcattcttaaccactgcccaccagcaatatgtagctctgctcactgtaccccatttcattgtctgatgaagtaagcatgcataagaaagcttacattctgaataaaactttgttggtcttaaaggtgctactggactcctactttgttttatggGTAAGAACAGGTGTCTAGAGATGGTAACAGGAGGGGTGAGGcccaataaactgaagctcaatccagacaaATACTGAGGCTCTGTTCATCAATGGCAAAGCTGCTCAAGGACTGAGGAATCAGCTTGTGTTGGAGGGGGTTGCACTTCCTGTGAAGGAACAGGTTTAGTAGCTTGCAGGTATTGCTGGATTCTGCCGATAACTGGAGACCCAGATCTTTTGGGTGACACATAGTGACTCTTATCAGCTTTGGCTGATTCGCCAGCTGTGCCTGCTTCTCCAAAAGCATTATTTGGCCACAGTGCTCCATACTCTGTTTGAATTCATTTTAAATTACTGTAGTGTGGTTTACTTAGAGCTACCTTTGGAAACACTCTGGAAATTTCAGCATATTTAAAATGTAGAAGCCAGGCTACTGTGAAGGGTGAAATACAGGGAACGCAtcactatgaagctgccttatactgaatcagacccttggtccatcaaagtcagtattgtctactcagactggcagcagttctccagggtctcaagctgaggtttttcatgcctacttactcttttttgtggagatgccggggactgaccctgggaccttctgcttaccaagcagatgctctaccactgagccaccgtccctcccctccccatgtctTGGAGCACAAACTGTACTTCCAAGTTTTTATACTTTTGGACTAGGCCTCTGGGCTCCCAAAAACCATTCAAAGCCCCAGAACCTCAATCCCAAGTAGTAGATTGCCACCACACCcgagaaaaaaagccctaggcaGGAGGTTGGGTGAAATCTCCAGCTCTTACCGGGAGATTACAAGAGCCCTGCAAGGTTGGCTTGCAGCAAAATACGTTATCACTTTAAGAGGTAGCAAGCAGCCTAGGCACTAGACTAGGTGCGCCAGTGCTGGAAGATTCCACTGGCTGCCTGtatgtttccaggcacaattcaaaatgCTGGCTCTTACCTCTAAAGCCCTAAATGTCAGGGCCATACTTGATGAACCAACACTTCCTATACTGGTCAGTCTGCTGGTTAATATTTGCCTCACAAGCCCTGCTGTCGGTGCCCCAACCTTCAGAAGTGAGAAGTGAGGTGAATGGCAACCAGGGACAGGAATGTTTTTCATAGTGGCAACTCACTTATCAAATGCTCTTTCTCATGAGGGGTCACCTGATAACTCATTTGCTTTcttccaggcttttaattaaggagTTGATCTTTTAACACTATTTTAACCTGGAAACTGCTATGTCAAGCTATCACTGGTCTGTTTTATAATGTATGGTTTTATGCTGTCCTGTGTTTTTcaatgctggattttaattaacatttttcaattttttgttttttattttgtaagctgctttggcaaGGTTCATGCAGAGGTAACATAAAAGTTCTCTTTACATTTGGCTACAAAAGGGGGAAATGAAATTCTGAAGAAATGTTGTTAATTTAAACAGATTTGAGCTGTGACCAAATACAGCTAGTCTATGAAGTGAACAAAGTGTGCTGCTTCACAAAATGTGGTATGATACCAGTAAAACTGATGGTAAAACTAGTTCATTAAATGTACCTTTGTCTTTATTGGGCCTGGTTGGATTATGTTGAATCTCATGCCGTATCTACCCCATTCAGCTGCAAGAGACCTAGAAATTCATTAAGAGACTTAATAAATATTCAGCATGAACAGAGGGCAGATAAAACTAGAGATTATAGGTATTTATTTTTAGTTTTGGGGCTTATGCATACAATTTTCTTTTCACATGGATGTTGCCCCCTAGAAACATTCATAGATTTGATGATTGTTTAGTTGCATGCAAATATCTGTTTTCCCCACCTCATTCTCTGCGTGCACTAAATCCTCTGCCAAAACCCCACAACTTAGAGAGGAATGGTTACTGACAATAACCCTTTCCAGGTGTTAATGCTTCTGGGACTCCTATCACATATAACTAACATCAGCTGTGCTATGCATAATCATCTCAGTATGCAAAACAGGCATTTTATCCGAAAAGTGCAACATATATCTTTGTAGCTTCAATATGCCCATATGTGTATCTCCCAAAATTCTGGGTTTCAAGTAGTATGTACTAAAACTGAAAATATGTGTGTTGTCCCTTTTCAGACAAAACTGTGGCCATACAAACTGGGATGACTGCATGTAAAGCACTATCCCAGCACCATTGATAAgcaaagtatgcatgcacacaaagaaGCATGcaatacacacaaaagcttataccttgaataaaacttaaggtgccactggactccagctttgttctgaaATAGTTCTGTGTAATGCTCCATTATTTAAAGTGGTAATGCCTATTcttctgggaccttctgtttcctcAAAAGATGTATTATGCACCATCTATCCATTATGGGTGAAAGCAACATGATACATACCATGTTGTGAGGAAAATaccaagagtcctgctggatccaGTACTTTGTTTCCAACAATTATCAGACAAATGGCTAGTCTAAAAACTCAAAAGTAGAAAGTGAAGGCAAGGGGTATCCCTTGCTATTTATCCCCCATATATGGTAATCAGGGGCAGATGATCTCTGAACCTTGAGGAGTACAACCCTTCTTCATATGTAGGCTACACTCTGTTCCATATGAGATTCTTGACTCCCTTCCCCCCAGTCTTAATGTTGTCATTAggggtgtgcacacacacacacacaaaaatagggATTTTCCAGATTTGGATATATTGCCCATCCACCCAAATTCAAGGTTCCTGAAAAACCCAAATACCTATAccagtatggtatttggattcagttttttggggggaaatcccAATTTCTCCCccagctccattatagcctatgggactaCAGTCAATGAGGAATCTGTCTGGGACTATCATGgggtctggggggctgttttttgaggtaaaagtACCAAACTTTCAGAATagtttctggtgcctctcctcaaaagacccatccaatttcaaaaatattagaccagggggtccaactctatgggcTCCCAAATaaagtgtccccatcctccattgtttccaatggaccAATGTCAAACTAGAGAGTCTCTTCAGTAGAATCTTAAGGGGGGGATTTTTGCAAGCTTAGTAGTACCAGTGTATGTACAAAGTGCCCAGCAAAACCAGTActactgtggcaatgccagctcaacagatacaagcgggggggggggggggggggtgcaagcaCAGCACAAACAGTGCATGTaaagaatgcccagcagaatcaATGCATGTATGGGGTGCCCAAATAAGATGTCTCCATCCTTCATTGTTTTAAATGGAGGAGGAAAAATAAAGCATTTAAGGGAAGGCTGGGCACTAGTACAATGCACTGGGGTACTGCTCGACACTCTGTACATGCATTGGCTATGCTGGGCTTGGAATCcggcccccccccacccctggcttggatttttttttatgtttaaacaattttattaattagcaatatattgttatagaaatctataacaaaattaaaataatacaaaataagaACAACACATcgcttttccccctttctcctccctttttcttgacccctgccggtgttataaaattaaaaaaaagagagacaaggTAATTTAAccaatcaagaatctccattttagaaccttatataaatatggaagaaataaaaacataaaataagaaagcttaactctataagttcatcttcattttttagtaaaaaaaaaattcccctttataaattctagtccattattccacctccttcagcttttatcaaaaatcaccaagtgTCCCCTTACTTTCTAATGTTTTTCAACATggttttgaaatttcttccattcctttctaaacttctccaaatcatagtcttttaagattcttgtaagtttatccatttcactccatgacaaaacttttaaaatcagtcccatttttctggtattttgtcttgcttccataactgcacatacaatgtccttgcagctgaaagcaggtaccacaccatcgttctatcttgttttggaaaactttccatttgtaatcccaacaaaaaagagtctggagacctcttaatgtcataacctaaaattcttgacatttctttctgaatcatttgccaaaattgttttgctttttcacaagtccaccacatatggtagaaagatccgtcatgttttttacatttccaacatctgtctgacacctgattattcatttttgccagtttcttagctgtcatgtaccatctatacagcattttaaaacagttttctttaatgttataacatgtcgaaatcttcatagagttcttccatagatactcccaagattccatttgaatctttgttaaaattaattgcccattttatcatttgagatttaactacttcctcttcttttgaccacttcaataataatttataaatccttgaaatcaacttttcattttcacccaacagcatttttttccaattctgtttgctcctgtcttataccttcattttaatgtcctgttccaccaagctcttaatttgttgtagttgaaaccaattatatttacaatatttatattgtaattcttcagcttttatttccacctttcctccatgtatttttaatagctgattgtaCGTTAAACACATCCCTGCATCAatttctgaagataattttaatacttccgttggcacaatccatagcggctttctctcatcaccatattttttatattttacccaagTACTTAGCAAGTTTTTCTGTataaagccatccatcttatttttcccataaaacatatatacatgccaaccaaaaatccctggcttggatttgttgagctgacactgccacagtggcactggttctgctgggcactctctACAGGCACTGGCTGTGCTAGGCTTGCAAGAAAACCCCCATATTTGAATTTGTTGAAGTGGCATTGCCTACTGGCACTGGTTCTGCAAAAATGCCCCTCCCCTTTCAGTTTTCACTGCAGAAATCCTTAAGTCTAGCATCAGTCCCTGCTTTTTTGCTGCTTTCCtcctccatgggaaataatggaagatagggcAGCTTCTATGGGGGGCAGTAGAATTGGACCTCCGGTCCAATTTTTTGAAACCTGGGTGGTCTTTTGAatagaggcaccagaagctacattgaaattttggtgcctctaccaataAATTATTTTCTGACTATTTTTTCAGCTCGGATAGAACCAAacggttggggagggacggtggctcagtggtagagcatttgcttggtaaacagaaggtcccaggttcaatccctggcatctccaaaaagggtccaggcaagtaggcatgaaaatcctcagcttgagaccctggagagccgctgccagtctgagaagacaatactgactttgatggaccaagggtctgattcagtataaggcagtttcatatgttcaaatgcacatccctagttgccATGTATATGTGATCACATGTTGTCATTTATAAATGAACTGCAAGCATCCTTTGGGATTAATCAGTCTATTGGAATGTAAGTAAATCACATTTTAACCCTAACTAGGATGGCATTGATAGTGAGGGTTGGTATACATTACTCACTTGCACAGTGCTTCTACACCTGCTTTGGCAGAGGCACTCGGTGATACAAATCCAGACCCGCTTTCTGCATAGATAGTTGTAATGGCTAGAAATGCTGCCCCTGAAAGATACAAGATGACAAACATCAAGTACCTGCTGCATCCCTTTGCCTACAGCCTGATCATTTTCACTGAAACGGAAATTATTAGTGTTTATAATTCAgagctcccccccacaaaaaaccctaACAAGATCTAACAGGAAATGGCATTATTGTTTGAAAATGGACCCTCTGCATCCTTTGCACCCATGCAAGAAGacttcctctagagcaggggtggccaacagtagctctccagatgtttttgcctacaactcccatcagccccagccactggccatgctggctgaggctgatggaaattgtaggcaaaaacatctgaagagctaccattggccatccctgctctggaGCAAGAGGCAGAGATTTCCTCTTTCTGCTGCTTCCTGGCTTTTTATCCACACGTATCCCCCAATCCATGGCTTCTGATTTTTGGTAAGAGCtgaaggaaggggaagaggaagaggaagccaCCTCTgcccagggccggtgcgtgggagtaggccaggtaggcagccgccTTGGGTGACACCTGGTCACAGGGGCAgaggcaggcaccccctccccgtcGACGGAGCTGGCTGGGTAGTGGCCGCCCAcatgcttcttcctctgttctgATTTGGAACGGAGGAAGAAGGATGTGGGCGGCCACTTCCCACCCTGCTGAGTCCCTCTGAAGGGGGGGGAAgtgggctgggcaaggggcgggCTGAGCATTCTCGCTTGGACCGCCCCTTGACCAGTCCCTCTGCTCTGCCTCTCAGCTGGCTGGGCAGCGTCCGTCCGCATCCTTCTTCCTCTGTTTCGGATCGAAACGGAGGAAGGAGCATGCAGGCAGCCGCTTCCCAGCCAGCTGCctttgaagggggggaagggctggGTAAGGGGCGGGCCGAGCGTTCCTGCTTGGCCCGCCCTTTGCCCAGCCCACTCCCCCCCTTCAGAGGAATTCAGCTGGCTAGAAAGCGGCCGCCTGCGTGCTTCTTCCTCCGTTACAAATcggaacagaggaagaagcatgCAAGCAGCCActtcccagccagctccctttgaaggggGTGGGAGGGCTGCGTGAGGAGCGGAGCAAGAACTTTCAGCCCGCCCCTCGaccagccctccccccctccttcagaGGAAGCTGGCTGGGCCAGCAGAGCacaccagcacgatgacatcactttagATGCTTTGCACATGCGATTcaagtgcttggggggggggtgtttctgccTGGGACGGCAGAACCTTTAGCACCGGGCCTGCCTCTGCCAGTATCTTTCACTGATGCTGCACGGAATCTAAACTCATGTAATTATatcatgtaatttttttttgtaaccaGGGATTAATTTACCATCTTATTGAACAAAGGGCTCTATCTCAGGTCTTGATTTGCAACACCATCTTAATTGCACAATATGCAATGTGCAATTTCACTGTATGCAGTTTACAAGAAGGCTACCATGTGCATGCAGTGATTAAAAAGCTAATCAGTACCCAGCTTTGCTCTTCAAATTCCCAGTAATAACTCCCCGAGGAAGAGTAACTCCAAAGCTTGCATATTGTCCTCGGCCAATGGCTATCAAAATGATTCAGAAACAAAATAAACACAATCTGTTTCCCACAATGGTATTCAGCTTTGACTTAGTGCTTAAGCAACTATCAGTAATGCGGCACAAACCCCAGTCAAGGCTTCTGTCATGTTGAGCTGAGTGACATGGTTCCTGTATTGCTTTGGAGTCCAAAGTTCAGAGGAACTGCAGAAACATAACACCTTGCAAGGGTCCAAACTGGGACAAAGTGCAATGATGGTCTGCGTGAAGGCTGTCAAAAAATTCGCATGCGTAATAAGCAGGCAGTGTTCCATTTAGGAGGCTCCAGAGATATAGAGAGCAGGCAAGGGCAGCATGTGTGCCCAGATGTTGCATGCATGAGTCAGTGCACAAACTAAGAACAGTCCTTTCCTGTTCCTCTGTAGTGCTGTTCTTTTTTTCAAGGCTAGAACAgttagagtctagtagcaccaaACAGACCAAGAAAACTgttggggtataagctttggagagtcaaagctcccttcattgtatcttgaaagcttatacccccaaacaACTATTGGCTtctaaggtgatactggactcgaatctggctcttctactgcagaccaacatggctaccctctgaaatggtTTTCAGGCTAGGGCTCTGAAGAGACACTTCTCCAGCCCTCTCAAGGCTCAAGGTCTCTGGCTCTTGTGCCATAACCACTTCGAGCTTGTGCTGACAGTAATGTAATATGTCATTTAAAATAGCTTTGAGGTCCCAATAAAAAGCAGCCAAATGGCCTCAGACAGCGATTGCTGCCCAGCCTGCAATGAAAGCTATGTCTGTATGAATTGTACTTGCCTTTTTGTGCTTTTATCAGTTCTTTTCCAATTTCCAGAGTTACATAGGCAGTCCCATTAAGGACAATATCAGTGATTGTCCTCCACGCATTTGCAGAAAGGCGTTCAGAAGGAGAAATAAAGTTTCCAGCTGCATTGTTTATAATAACCTGAAATGGAGAAAGAAAGCTTAAATCCATACAGAAATTGGGGTCTGGTGCATTTAcaaaacttgatggcattttgaGATTCCCAGAGGACAAATGCCATTTATCAAGTGCAGCTTCTGCAAAACACAATACCATCCACGTTAAGAAAAGAGAATCATGAAATCTTAAATAATAATGCTTGTTTTGGAGGACTGTTTAGTGCATATCGTGTGCCCACTTCAATAGCAAACAAAGCATTCATCCAAATCAATTGTCAGTAAGCCACAACATACTTCTGGGCAACTCTCCTCTGCAAGGATAACAAAAAAAAGTCACAACAATGTAAGTATATAAATAGCTGCCATCTTTGTACTGAATTCTGTGCTTTGTTCTGTTTAAGAGAAATTTCACCCCggttttctcctcctcctgcaggccccccattcttttcccaaGGGCTCACCAACCCCTAGgaacaggagaaggaaggaaagaaggaagggggctTTCTATGAGCATAAATATTCTCACATTGCATAAGACTCAACCCTTTTATACCCTTTCAGAAAATTGGTTTTATGGCTGTTTTCAGTTGTTGTGAACATGACAATGAAGACTACATTGAAAAATGTAACACACtatagcacttttaaaaaaatatttgcttTTCTAACACTATAGAATTGTTTTTAATACAACACATTTACAGTAATGATTAATGCTTTGCAAGTAGGATACTCACACTGGGATGTCCAACCTCTTTGATTAACTGTGAAACTGCATTGCTAACAGAAGTTGGGTCTTTTACATCACACTGAATTGCATGGACCTGTGTAATGAGACATCACCAATGTCATgaccagcagcagcaacaacagtaaATGAAACTTCTAAAACAACTCAGGACCTCAAAGTACATTCTTGCACACATAAAATTCCTAGATTTAAAGATCATGCTGAGTATCAGTAACAATGGGTAAGCAAACACCTTATTTCCAGTTTTAGAAGAGATTTCTTCTGCAGTTTGTTTCAATACATCaagtttcctacaaaaaaaaatcacacatcaTGTGGTTATATATCGTGCTTTGATCTAATGTAAAACGTTTGAAAATTTTGCACCTACAAACAACAAATAAGTTATTGTATACCTTGGTTTTGTTCATTGTGAGTAGAATTACAATGTCAATTCACAACATTGTAATCCAATATTGCATTTCTATAGAACTCATCTAAGTGACTTCAAAAAAGGACATCCCTTCTGAGATGGAGGAACCTTattaatcaggtttttaaaaaagagataaaaCAAAGCTGCACAAACTCCAACAGTAACATTCAACACAGCACACGAACATGGGAATTCAAGCAGGCATAGAAC
Above is a window of Heteronotia binoei isolate CCM8104 ecotype False Entrance Well chromosome 7, APGP_CSIRO_Hbin_v1, whole genome shotgun sequence DNA encoding:
- the DECR1 gene encoding 2,4-dienoyl-CoA reductase [(3E)-enoyl-CoA-producing], mitochondrial, with amino-acid sequence MAAAVGLRRSGSWIKLFPQLFSVTTIRLFSHGTKIMYQSDNPQAGFFSSLQKVMLPPNAFEGKVAFITGGGTGIGKGMTTVLSHLGAECVIASRKLDVLKQTAEEISSKTGNKVHAIQCDVKDPTSVSNAVSQLIKEVGHPSVIINNAAGNFISPSERLSANAWRTITDIVLNGTAYVTLEIGKELIKAQKGAAFLAITTIYAESGSGFVSPSASAKAGVEALCKSLAAEWGRYGMRFNIIQPGPIKTKGAFSRLDPTGAFEKGMIQRIPCGRLGTVEEIANLATYLCSDYASWINGAVIRMDGGEYVSMAGEFNDLRKVTKEQWNMMEEIIRKTKGS